The Porphyrobacter sp. HT-58-2 genome has a window encoding:
- a CDS encoding polyhydroxyalkanoate depolymerase: MLYHAYELQRSWMNSASALASISAGMLSNPANPFGYTGLGPLAASALDVFAHATAHYGKPEFGIDSVEIGGAPHAVVQETVLTRPFGDLVRFRVEGTPADRPRLLIVAPMSGHYATLLRGTVERMLESAEVFITDWADAKMVPASAGKFDLDDYIDYLMDFAEHVYGEAGGQRIHMMAVCQPSVPAFAATALLNLHKSPATPATLTMMGGPIDTRECPTVVNNMAMQRPIEWFRQSVIATVPMKYPGSGRRVYPGFMQLSAFMSMNLSSHMMSHYEMFKHLTIGDEASAQATKTFYDEYRAVCDMTAEFYLQTVEEVFQKHSIPKGEFRHKGEVVDLTAITDTALLAVEGERDDISGLGQTRAALKLTPNLPDAKKRYYMAEGAGHYGIFNGSRWRTKVAPVVEDWIAAHAG, translated from the coding sequence ATGCTTTATCACGCCTATGAGCTTCAGCGCAGCTGGATGAACAGCGCCAGCGCGCTCGCATCGATCAGCGCCGGGATGCTGTCCAACCCCGCAAATCCCTTTGGCTACACCGGGCTCGGCCCGCTTGCCGCGAGCGCGCTTGACGTCTTCGCCCATGCAACGGCGCATTATGGCAAGCCCGAATTCGGCATCGACAGCGTGGAGATTGGCGGCGCGCCCCATGCGGTGGTGCAGGAAACCGTGCTGACGCGTCCCTTCGGCGATCTCGTCCGCTTCCGGGTCGAAGGCACCCCCGCCGATCGCCCGCGCCTGCTGATCGTTGCCCCGATGAGCGGCCACTACGCCACCCTGCTGCGCGGCACGGTCGAGCGGATGCTGGAAAGCGCCGAGGTGTTCATCACCGACTGGGCCGATGCGAAGATGGTGCCGGCCAGCGCAGGCAAGTTCGATCTCGACGATTACATCGACTACCTGATGGACTTCGCCGAGCACGTTTATGGTGAGGCGGGCGGCCAGCGCATCCACATGATGGCCGTGTGCCAGCCTTCGGTGCCTGCCTTCGCCGCCACCGCGCTGCTCAATCTCCACAAGTCACCTGCAACGCCCGCCACCCTGACCATGATGGGCGGCCCGATCGACACGCGTGAATGCCCCACGGTCGTCAACAACATGGCGATGCAACGTCCGATCGAATGGTTCCGCCAGTCGGTGATCGCGACCGTCCCGATGAAGTATCCCGGCAGCGGGCGGCGCGTCTATCCTGGCTTCATGCAGCTTTCGGCGTTCATGAGCATGAACCTCTCCAGCCACATGATGAGCCATTACGAGATGTTCAAGCATCTCACCATCGGCGACGAGGCCAGCGCGCAGGCGACCAAGACCTTCTACGACGAATACCGCGCGGTGTGCGACATGACGGCGGAGTTCTATCTCCAGACGGTGGAGGAGGTGTTCCAGAAGCACTCGATTCCCAAGGGCGAGTTCCGCCACAAGGGCGAGGTGGTCGATCTCACCGCGATCACCGACACCGCATTGCTGGCAGTCGAGGGCGAGCGTGACGACATCTCAGGCCTCGGCCAGACCCGCGCGGCGCTCAAGCTGACGCCAAACCTGCCCGACGCGAAGAAGCGGTACTACATGGCCGAAGGCGCCGGGCATTACGGCATCTTCAACGGCTCACGCTGGCGCACCAAGGTCGCGCCGGTGGTGGAGGATTGGATCGCCGCCCACGCCGGGTGA
- a CDS encoding ABC transporter transmembrane domain-containing protein encodes MHGEHPTREPDVAADDAPETAAATQSETAEPAPRSRSLAPLRMVFGAAVQYPREIGLALLALVITSAATLAIPYRFKVIIDEAFSGAATSADIGHAFQYLLMIVVILGIGTALRFYFVSWLGERVVADIRLMVQQNLLRLSPGFYEVNSPKEISSRMTSDTAIIENVVGTTVSVALRNTLTAVGGIGLLIYLAPSLTLGLLIGIPLVIAPIVYFGRKIRAVSRTSQDRIADVGAYVTEVLSAMKIVQSFGQERREGERFAGVVEGTFETARRRIMLRAAMTSVVILLVFGGVVLVMWRGALAVAEGVISGGTIAAFVLTGGLVAGALGSLTEVYGDLLRGAGAASRLAELLDAKPEIAAPARPERLPEPARGSLSFRNVTFRYPARPEVAALRDFTLEIEPGETIAIVGPSGAGKSTIFQLVERFYDPQAGTIRLDGVPLTSADPADIRARLALVPQDGVLFSANARDNLRYGKWDATDEEIWQAARAANAETFLRALPQGLDTYLGEGGTQLSGGQQQRVAIARALLRDAPILLLDEATSALDAESEQLVQQALEGLMQNRTTLVIAHRLATVRAADRIVVLDEGRIVEQGSHDVLTKAGGLYARLARLQFAADAA; translated from the coding sequence ATGCACGGTGAACACCCCACGCGCGAACCTGACGTCGCGGCCGATGATGCGCCCGAAACGGCGGCAGCCACTCAGTCCGAGACTGCCGAGCCTGCGCCCCGGTCGCGCTCGCTCGCGCCTTTGCGGATGGTGTTTGGTGCAGCGGTGCAATACCCGCGCGAGATCGGGCTTGCCCTGCTGGCGCTGGTGATCACGTCAGCGGCGACGCTGGCGATCCCCTACCGCTTCAAGGTCATCATCGACGAGGCGTTTTCGGGCGCGGCGACCAGCGCGGATATCGGCCACGCGTTCCAGTATCTGCTGATGATCGTGGTGATCCTCGGCATCGGCACCGCGCTCCGGTTCTATTTCGTGAGCTGGCTGGGTGAACGGGTGGTGGCCGATATCCGCCTGATGGTGCAGCAGAACCTGCTGCGCCTTTCGCCCGGTTTCTACGAGGTCAACAGCCCCAAGGAAATCTCCAGCCGCATGACCAGCGACACGGCGATCATCGAAAACGTGGTCGGCACCACGGTCTCGGTCGCGCTGCGCAACACGCTGACGGCGGTGGGCGGGATCGGGCTGCTGATCTACCTCGCGCCTTCGCTGACGCTGGGTCTGCTGATCGGCATTCCGCTGGTGATTGCGCCGATTGTGTACTTCGGGCGCAAGATCCGCGCGGTCTCGCGCACCAGCCAGGATCGGATCGCGGACGTGGGCGCCTATGTCACCGAGGTGCTCTCGGCGATGAAGATCGTGCAAAGCTTCGGGCAAGAGCGCCGCGAGGGGGAACGCTTTGCAGGCGTGGTCGAAGGCACGTTTGAAACCGCGCGGCGGCGCATCATGCTGCGCGCGGCGATGACGTCGGTCGTGATCCTGCTGGTGTTCGGCGGAGTGGTGCTGGTGATGTGGCGCGGCGCACTGGCCGTGGCCGAAGGCGTGATCAGCGGCGGCACCATCGCCGCTTTCGTGCTGACCGGCGGGCTGGTGGCGGGCGCGCTGGGATCCCTTACCGAAGTCTATGGCGATTTGCTGCGCGGCGCTGGCGCGGCGAGCCGTCTGGCGGAACTGCTTGATGCCAAGCCCGAAATCGCAGCCCCGGCCCGGCCCGAACGCCTGCCTGAACCGGCGCGCGGCAGCCTGTCGTTCCGCAATGTCACCTTCCGCTATCCGGCCCGGCCCGAAGTGGCGGCCCTGCGCGACTTCACGCTCGAAATCGAGCCGGGCGAGACCATCGCCATTGTCGGGCCCTCGGGGGCGGGCAAATCGACGATCTTCCAACTGGTCGAGCGGTTCTATGACCCGCAGGCCGGTACCATCCGCCTTGACGGCGTGCCGCTGACCAGCGCCGATCCCGCCGATATCCGCGCGCGGCTTGCCCTGGTGCCGCAGGACGGGGTGCTGTTCAGCGCCAATGCCCGCGACAACCTGCGCTATGGCAAGTGGGACGCCACCGACGAAGAGATCTGGCAAGCTGCGCGAGCGGCCAATGCCGAAACCTTCCTGCGCGCCCTGCCGCAAGGGCTCGACACCTATCTGGGGGAGGGCGGAACGCAGCTTTCGGGCGGTCAGCAGCAGCGCGTTGCCATCGCCCGCGCTCTGCTGCGCGATGCGCCGATCCTGTTGCTTGATGAAGCGACCAGCGCGCTGGATGCGGAAAGCGAGCAATTGGTGCAGCAGGCATTGGAAGGGCTGATGCAGAACCGCACCACGCTGGTGATCGCACACCGGCTGGCCACGGTGCGCGCGGCTGACCGGATCGTGGTGCTGGACGAAGGCCGGATCGTCGAACAGGGCAGCCATGACGTGCTGACCAAGGCCGGGGGGCTCTATGCCCGCCTCGCCCGCCTGCAATTCGCTGCCGACGCCGCGTGA
- a CDS encoding M13 family metallopeptidase has protein sequence MINKAAALLGASLFALATPALAEDAAHAHDAHAHGEGIDLLLAEGEAGQASPLPTISYGTWGVDPASLASDIKPGDDFFAYVNKRWIDANPLPPEFSRLGAFNLLAEKSTADIKALIDELATRDAASLSGDERRILDTYRSFLDVDAIEAAGLAPVQPHLARVKAARTLEDLAKLWAEPVFASPLSGGVSIDAKQPDRYIAAVGFGGLGMPDRDYYLDTSDKGRALQAKYKAYLAFLLAEAGYDDAEVQAEAVYAFEDTIARNVAWDRTVRRNRDLTYNLLTAEELVAIGGKVPVAAMLEDLGVANSPGFVVSLMPPSAEKVAELKLDEATRAKIGSGLPGMFALLSETPVETLKAWVIKEFLSDHAAVLPKRFDDASFAFFGKALRGTPEQRPRWKRAIGETEGLLGELIGKEYVARNFPPENKAAMDELVANLRLALAESITEITWMGEATKTEARAKLASFDPKIGYRPNLETYEGLAITAGDPVANRLATARWRRADNIAKLGQPIDRTEWSMLPQTVNAYYNSVKNEIVFPAGILQRPFFALGNDIAVNYGAIGGVIGHEIGHGFDDQGSKSDSTGMLRNWWSDADRAAFDKLGDALVAQYNAFCPLDEGKTCVNGRLTLGENIGDVGGLSMAYRAYKIATKDKDVPVIDGLTGDQRFFLAWAQVWRASQREENYRTRLRTDSHSPEEYRVNGVVRNLDEWYLAFGVKPGDALYLPPEQRVRIW, from the coding sequence ATGATCAACAAAGCCGCAGCTCTGCTCGGTGCCAGCCTGTTTGCGCTGGCCACTCCCGCGCTTGCCGAAGACGCCGCCCATGCGCATGACGCCCACGCCCATGGTGAAGGCATTGACCTGCTGCTCGCCGAAGGTGAGGCTGGCCAGGCGTCCCCACTGCCGACCATCAGCTATGGCACCTGGGGTGTGGACCCGGCTTCGCTTGCCAGCGACATCAAGCCGGGCGATGATTTCTTCGCCTATGTCAACAAGCGCTGGATCGATGCCAACCCTCTGCCGCCCGAATTCAGCCGGCTCGGCGCGTTCAACCTGCTCGCCGAAAAGAGCACTGCGGACATCAAGGCGCTGATTGACGAACTGGCCACCAGGGACGCCGCCAGCCTGTCGGGCGATGAGCGCCGCATCCTCGATACCTACCGCTCGTTCCTGGATGTTGATGCGATTGAAGCGGCGGGCCTTGCCCCGGTGCAGCCGCATCTCGCCCGGGTGAAAGCCGCGCGCACGCTGGAAGATCTGGCGAAGCTGTGGGCCGAGCCGGTGTTCGCCAGCCCGCTCAGCGGCGGGGTCAGCATCGATGCCAAGCAGCCTGATCGCTATATCGCCGCAGTCGGCTTTGGCGGGCTGGGCATGCCTGACCGTGATTACTACCTCGATACCTCGGACAAGGGCCGGGCGTTGCAGGCCAAGTACAAGGCCTATCTCGCCTTCCTGCTGGCGGAAGCGGGTTATGACGATGCCGAGGTGCAGGCCGAGGCGGTCTATGCCTTCGAGGACACCATCGCCCGCAATGTCGCATGGGACCGCACCGTGCGCCGCAACCGCGATCTGACCTACAATCTGCTGACCGCCGAAGAACTGGTGGCGATCGGTGGCAAGGTGCCGGTCGCCGCGATGCTCGAAGACCTCGGGGTTGCCAACAGCCCCGGCTTCGTCGTCAGCCTGATGCCGCCCAGCGCCGAGAAGGTCGCCGAACTCAAGCTTGACGAGGCAACCCGCGCCAAGATCGGCTCCGGCCTTCCGGGGATGTTCGCGCTGCTGTCGGAAACCCCGGTCGAAACCCTCAAGGCGTGGGTGATCAAGGAATTCCTGTCAGATCATGCGGCGGTGCTGCCCAAGCGGTTCGACGATGCCAGCTTCGCATTCTTCGGCAAGGCCCTGCGCGGCACCCCCGAACAGCGTCCGCGCTGGAAGCGTGCCATCGGTGAGACTGAAGGCCTGCTCGGCGAGCTGATCGGCAAGGAATATGTCGCGCGCAATTTCCCGCCCGAAAACAAGGCGGCGATGGATGAGCTGGTGGCCAACCTGCGGCTCGCTCTGGCCGAATCGATCACCGAAATCACCTGGATGGGTGAGGCGACCAAGACCGAGGCCCGCGCCAAGCTCGCCAGTTTCGATCCCAAGATCGGTTATCGCCCCAATCTCGAAACCTATGAAGGTCTGGCCATCACGGCGGGCGATCCGGTGGCCAACCGTCTGGCCACCGCGCGCTGGCGCCGGGCGGACAACATCGCCAAGCTGGGCCAGCCGATCGACCGCACCGAATGGTCGATGCTGCCGCAGACGGTGAACGCCTATTACAACTCGGTGAAGAACGAGATCGTCTTCCCCGCGGGCATCCTCCAGCGCCCGTTCTTCGCGCTCGGCAACGACATTGCGGTGAATTACGGCGCGATCGGCGGGGTGATCGGCCATGAAATCGGCCACGGCTTTGACGATCAGGGCTCCAAGTCGGATTCCACCGGGATGCTGCGCAACTGGTGGAGCGATGCTGACCGTGCGGCTTTCGACAAGCTGGGTGATGCGCTGGTGGCGCAGTACAACGCCTTCTGCCCGCTCGACGAGGGCAAGACCTGCGTCAACGGCCGTCTGACGCTGGGCGAGAATATCGGCGATGTCGGCGGGCTTTCGATGGCCTACCGCGCCTACAAGATCGCGACCAAGGACAAGGACGTGCCGGTGATCGACGGGCTGACCGGCGACCAGCGCTTCTTCCTCGCTTGGGCGCAGGTGTGGCGTGCGTCGCAGCGGGAAGAAAACTACCGCACCCGCCTGCGCACCGACAGCCACAGCCCCGAGGAATACCGGGTCAACGGCGTCGTGCGGAACCTTGATGAATGGTACCTCGCATTCGGCGTGAAGCCGGGCGATGCGCTCTACCTGCCGCCGGAACAGCGCGTGCGCATCTGGTAA